The following coding sequences are from one Microtus pennsylvanicus isolate mMicPen1 chromosome 1, mMicPen1.hap1, whole genome shotgun sequence window:
- the LOC142832742 gene encoding uncharacterized protein LOC142832742 isoform X8 → MLYLNVMLENYSNLVSVENYYLYDHTQQHVKTEKQTCQCEEHGKMLHDPSTCALYRTSETTENSNNYRCNRHRDASIDSSNPERHESMHTGEEPCNSKESEASLNLCSNITPDHRLYTAKKEHRQGEYDDYFYTTGSLLQQPVYIGEKTHQCGKCRKCFTTASSLTVHQRIHTGEKPYKCKACDKYFNKCGKSFNLKSTLTLHQRIHTGEKPYKCKECDRSFYVKSDLTKHQRYHTGEKPYKCKFCEKSFTRASTLKGHQILHTKEKSYKCKECNKSFLEISHLKNHYRIHTDEKPYKCEVCDKLFTLNSYLRSHQRVHTGQRPYMCKECDKSFTLKSTLTKHQRIHTGEKPYTCQKCHKSFTVKSTLTKHQRIHTGEKPFKCNVCKKFFTQLSSLKTHQKLHTGEKSYK, encoded by the exons AGAACTATTACCTATATGATCATACCCAACAACACGTGAAGACTGAAAAGCAGACTTGTCAGTGTGAGGAGCATGGCAAAATGCTTCATGACCCCTCTACATGTGCACTTTATAGAACAAGTGAAACTACAGAAAACTCTAATAACTACAGATGCAACAGGCACAGGGATGCCTCTATTGATTcatcaaacccagaaagacatgAAAGCATGCACACTGGAGAAGAACCTTGCAATTCTAAAGAGTCTGAGGCATCCTTAAATTTGTGCTCCAACATTACCCCAGATCACAGACTTTACACTGCAAAGAAAGAGCACAGACAGGGAGAATATGATGACTATTTTTACACTACAGGCAGTCTTTTGCAACAACCAGTCTACATTGGAGAGAAAACACACCAGTGTGGAAAATGCAGGAAATGCTTCACTACTGCCTCAAGTCTCACTGTACATCAGAGAATTCATACCGGGGAGAAGCCTTATAAATGTAAAGCATGTGACAAATACTTTAAT AAATGTGGCAAATCCTTTAATCTGAAGTCAACTCTTACACTGcatcagagaattcatactggagagaagccttacaAATGTAAAGAGTGTGACAGATCCTTTTATGTAAAGTCAGATCTTACCAAGCATCAGAGAtatcatactggagagaaaccctacaagtgcAAATTTTGTGAAAAATCCTTTACCCGGGCCTCGACTCTTAAAGGGCATCAAATACTTCATACTAAAGAGAAATCTTACAAATGCAAAGAATGTAATAAGTCCTTTCTTGAGATATCACATCTTAAAAACCATTACAGAATCCACACTGATGAAAAACCTTACAAATGTGAAGTATGTGACAAACTCTTTACTCTAAACTCATATCTTAGAAGCCATCAGAGAGTTCATACTGGACAGAGACCTTACATGTGTAAGGAATGTGACAAATCCTTTACACTGAAGTCAACACTCACAAAGCATCAGAGaatccatactggagagaaaccttacacaTGTCAAAAATGTCACAAATCCTTTACTGTGAAGTCAACCCTTACAAAGcatcagagaattcatactggagagaaacccttcaAGTGCAATGTCTGTAAAAAATTCTTTACCCAGCTTTCAAGTCTTAAAACACATCAAAAACTTCATACTGGGGAGAAATCTTACAAATGA